A genome region from Clostridium sp. JN-9 includes the following:
- a CDS encoding glycosyltransferase family 4 protein: MKILMLSWEYPPKTVGGLSTHVYNLCQSLKDEGNEVHVVTCEEENAVLEQVDKGVFVHRVIPYKLDTEDFTKWVMHLNFAIIEEASKLINTYGGFDLIHAHDWLTTYSAKCLKWIYKIPMVSTIHATEYGRNGGIRTELQKYISSAEWMLANESWKIVTCSSFMKKQVCELFSVQEDKVWIIPNGVNAVNIEEDLSEFRKKYALDNEKIVLFIGRHVFEKGIQILIDTVPGILKSYPNAKFVIAGKGPMTEELEDRVCKMGLKEKVLFSGYMNDEERDKLYKVSNAAVFPSLYEPFGIVALEAMAAGCPVVVSNTGGLSEIVQHKLNGLKVTPGSCDNLRDSILEILSNDKLAEQFKENGLNSVKEKYEWHKVAELTMEMYNMVKEESKGTEWETKEDKKITKDNTEEKKIPAKKKSPAKKKNTTESIVKKKAVSKKAVSKKAGETKLVKSETEKNKSEEAKLEKKPKRKPVSKAKKESEKP, from the coding sequence ATGAAAATATTAATGTTATCATGGGAATATCCACCTAAGACTGTTGGGGGGCTTTCAACACATGTATATAATTTATGTCAAAGCCTTAAGGATGAGGGAAATGAAGTACATGTAGTTACATGCGAAGAAGAAAATGCAGTGCTGGAGCAGGTTGACAAGGGGGTTTTTGTTCACAGAGTAATTCCATACAAGCTGGATACTGAGGACTTTACAAAATGGGTAATGCATCTTAACTTTGCAATAATAGAAGAGGCTTCAAAGCTAATTAACACCTATGGAGGGTTTGATTTAATACATGCCCATGACTGGTTAACTACATACAGTGCAAAATGTTTAAAGTGGATATATAAAATACCAATGGTATCTACAATACATGCCACTGAATATGGAAGAAACGGCGGTATTAGAACTGAGCTGCAGAAGTACATTTCCTCTGCAGAATGGATGCTTGCAAATGAATCATGGAAAATTGTAACATGCAGCAGTTTTATGAAAAAACAGGTATGTGAATTATTCTCTGTTCAGGAAGACAAGGTTTGGATAATACCTAATGGAGTAAATGCTGTTAATATTGAAGAGGATTTAAGTGAATTTAGAAAAAAGTATGCATTAGACAATGAAAAGATAGTTTTGTTTATTGGAAGACATGTTTTTGAAAAGGGAATTCAAATATTAATTGATACTGTTCCAGGCATATTAAAATCATATCCCAATGCAAAATTTGTAATTGCGGGTAAAGGACCAATGACAGAAGAATTGGAAGACAGGGTATGCAAAATGGGGCTCAAGGAAAAAGTATTGTTTTCAGGTTATATGAATGATGAGGAAAGAGACAAGCTGTACAAGGTATCAAATGCAGCTGTATTTCCATCTCTTTATGAACCTTTTGGAATAGTGGCTTTAGAAGCTATGGCAGCAGGATGCCCTGTAGTAGTGTCAAATACAGGTGGACTAAGTGAAATAGTTCAGCATAAATTAAACGGATTAAAGGTTACCCCAGGCTCATGTGATAATTTAAGGGACAGCATATTAGAAATTCTTTCTAATGATAAATTAGCAGAGCAATTTAAGGAAAATGGTTTAAATTCAGTTAAGGAAAAATATGAATGGCACAAAGTAGCAGAGCTTACAATGGAAATGTATAATATGGTGAAAGAGGAATCTAAGGGAACTGAATGGGAAACAAAGGAAGATAAAAAAATTACAAAGGATAATACTGAAGAGAAGAAGATTCCTGCTAAGAAGAAAAGCCCTGCTAAGAAGAAAAATACAACTGAAAGCATAGTGAAAAAGAAAGCAGTATCAAAAAAAGCAGTATCAAAAAAAGCAGGTGAAACCAAATTAGTAAAATCAGAAACAGAGAAAAATAAAAGTGAGGAAGCTAAATTAGAAAAAAAGCCTAAAAGAAAACCTGTAAGTAAAGCAAAGAAGGAATCCGAAAAACCATAA
- a CDS encoding SPFH domain-containing protein: MITKIVFLILLVFILLMLLSCIKVVNTGYVFILERLGQFYKVLEPGWHFTIPFADFVRKRVSTKQQILDIDPQNVITKDNVKISIDNVIFFKVMNAKDAVYNIESFKSGIIYSTITNMRNIVGNMTLDEVLSGRDKINNELLLVVDEITDAYGIKILSVEIKNIIPPAEIQQAMEKQMRAERDKRAVILQAEGEKQSDMTRAEGEKQAKILQAEGEKEANIRHAEGLKESQLLEAEGKAKAIEAVAEAQAQAIRMVNKAILESGTNETVIALKQVEALQEMAKNPANKLILPNETLSSLGSIAAIGEMLKK; the protein is encoded by the coding sequence ATGATTACTAAAATAGTCTTTTTAATCTTATTAGTTTTTATTCTATTAATGCTATTATCTTGTATTAAAGTTGTAAACACAGGTTATGTCTTTATTCTTGAGAGATTGGGGCAATTTTACAAGGTGCTGGAGCCAGGATGGCATTTTACCATTCCTTTTGCAGACTTTGTAAGAAAAAGGGTTTCAACAAAGCAGCAGATCCTGGATATCGATCCTCAGAATGTTATTACAAAGGATAATGTTAAGATATCCATAGATAATGTTATCTTTTTCAAAGTAATGAATGCAAAAGATGCAGTTTATAATATTGAAAGTTTTAAGTCAGGTATTATTTATTCTACAATAACAAATATGAGAAATATAGTTGGTAACATGACACTGGATGAGGTTTTGTCAGGAAGAGATAAAATCAATAATGAATTACTATTGGTTGTTGATGAAATAACAGATGCTTATGGCATAAAGATACTTTCAGTTGAAATTAAGAATATTATTCCACCTGCAGAAATTCAGCAGGCAATGGAGAAACAGATGAGGGCAGAAAGAGACAAGAGAGCCGTTATACTACAGGCAGAAGGAGAAAAACAGAGCGATATGACCAGAGCCGAAGGTGAAAAACAGGCAAAAATACTGCAGGCAGAAGGAGAAAAGGAAGCCAATATCAGACATGCTGAAGGCTTAAAAGAATCTCAGCTCCTTGAAGCAGAAGGTAAAGCTAAGGCTATTGAGGCTGTAGCTGAAGCTCAGGCCCAGGCAATCAGAATGGTTAATAAAGCTATATTGGAATCAGGAACAAATGAAACTGTTATTGCCCTTAAGCAGGTAGAGGCACTACAAGAAATGGCTAAGAACCCAGCTAATAAATTAATTTTACCAAATGAAACTCTTTCTTCTCTTGGCAGCATAGCTGCAATAGGAGAAATGCTTAAGAAATAA
- a CDS encoding NfeD family protein, whose product MNNSLILWIIIGAVALVADLITSVFLFVWFTIGSIAAIIAMSLGYSTTVQVITFVSVSAVFMAVGYPLIKETIKKTVKKTPTMEQSYIGRKVTVDEEVMEKAIIKINGIYWTVKNIGEPVKKGDSVEICDIEGNKLLIKKIK is encoded by the coding sequence ATGAACAATTCATTGATTTTATGGATTATTATTGGTGCCGTAGCCTTAGTTGCTGATCTGATAACAAGTGTTTTCTTATTTGTCTGGTTCACCATTGGTTCAATTGCAGCAATTATTGCAATGTCATTAGGATATTCCACCACTGTACAGGTGATAACCTTTGTATCAGTAAGTGCAGTATTTATGGCTGTAGGTTATCCATTGATTAAAGAAACCATAAAAAAAACAGTAAAGAAAACTCCAACTATGGAACAAAGTTATATTGGCAGAAAAGTTACAGTAGATGAGGAAGTAATGGAAAAAGCTATAATTAAAATAAATGGTATATACTGGACTGTAAAAAATATTGGTGAACCAGTAAAAAAAGGTGATTCTGTTGAGATTTGCGATATTGAAGGAAATAAATTATTAATAAAAAAAATTAAATAA
- a CDS encoding ISNCY family transposase: MRKVNLTMKENDKYTTIKKLVETNGNKKRASLYLSCSIRHINRMIKGYQEQGKAYFIHGNHGRKPVHTLDDETRQLIIDLYRTKYSDANLTHYSELLEKHEHIKVSISTIRSILMQEFILSPKAKRATRKKVKAQLEELKNVAKSPKEVSNIQNAIIAAEDAHPRRPRCAYIGEMLQMDASQHLWFGKNKTQLHIAVDDATGAIMGAYFDSQETLNGYYHVLHQVLTEHGIPYMLFTDRRTVFEYKKKKSPSVEEDTFTQFSYACKQLGIGIKTSSVAQAKGRVERMFQTLQSRLPLEMRLACISTIEQANEFLNSYIKEFNAQFALPVDNIKSVFEKQLDIEKINLTLAVLTSRKVDNGSCIKFKKSYYLPMDCNGYAVHYRKGTSGMVIQAFDGGMFFCVDEKVYALDLLPEHELTSKSFDLAAPAGQPKKTLYSSNESSLETSFF, translated from the coding sequence ATGAGAAAGGTAAATTTAACTATGAAAGAAAATGATAAATATACAACTATAAAGAAATTGGTCGAAACAAATGGAAACAAGAAGAGGGCATCCCTTTATCTAAGCTGCTCTATTAGACATATTAATAGAATGATCAAAGGATATCAGGAACAGGGAAAGGCTTATTTTATTCATGGTAATCATGGGAGAAAACCAGTCCATACACTTGATGATGAGACAAGACAATTAATTATTGACCTTTATCGTACCAAATACTCTGATGCTAATCTCACCCACTATTCTGAGTTATTAGAGAAGCATGAGCATATCAAAGTATCCATTAGCACCATCCGTTCAATCCTTATGCAGGAATTCATCCTGTCTCCTAAGGCTAAGCGTGCTACAAGGAAAAAGGTTAAAGCTCAATTAGAGGAATTGAAGAATGTAGCCAAATCTCCAAAAGAGGTTTCTAACATTCAGAATGCAATTATTGCAGCTGAAGATGCACACCCGAGGCGCCCTAGATGTGCTTACATAGGTGAGATGCTCCAGATGGATGCTTCACAGCATCTTTGGTTCGGTAAGAATAAAACCCAATTACACATTGCTGTAGATGATGCTACAGGTGCTATTATGGGAGCTTATTTTGACTCACAAGAGACCCTAAACGGGTATTACCATGTGTTACACCAGGTACTCACGGAACACGGTATCCCTTATATGTTATTTACAGATAGACGTACTGTATTTGAATACAAAAAGAAAAAGTCCCCTTCAGTTGAAGAGGATACTTTCACTCAGTTTAGCTATGCCTGTAAACAGTTAGGCATAGGAATTAAGACAAGCAGTGTTGCCCAAGCTAAAGGGCGCGTAGAAAGAATGTTTCAGACGTTACAATCACGCCTCCCTTTAGAAATGAGGCTAGCTTGTATCAGCACAATTGAGCAAGCAAATGAATTCTTAAACTCATACATAAAAGAATTCAATGCCCAGTTTGCTTTACCAGTTGATAATATCAAATCTGTCTTTGAAAAACAACTAGATATTGAAAAAATAAATTTAACACTTGCCGTATTAACCAGTAGGAAGGTTGATAACGGAAGCTGCATCAAATTCAAGAAAAGTTATTACCTCCCTATGGATTGTAATGGATATGCTGTACATTACCGAAAAGGTACTTCAGGTATGGTAATTCAAGCCTTTGATGGTGGAATGTTCTTTTGTGTTGATGAAAAGGTATATGCTCTAGATCTATTACCAGAACATGAACTTACATCAAAAAGCTTTGACCTTGCAGCTCCTGCGGGGCAACCAAAAAAAACGTTATATTCCTCCAATGAGTCATCCTTGGAAACAAGCTTCTTTTGA
- a CDS encoding NAD(+) synthase, translating into MNEFNYIRVSAACPLTNVADISYNLENIKCCIDAAIDQKSKLVVFPELCITSYTCGDLFSQQLLIDEALNGINNLCKYTEGKDILVAVGAPLVYNSILYNCAFILFNGKILGIVPKSYIPNYTEFYEKRWFTEGIGVINRNTDLFFQNDIPFGTDLIFQCGKFKFGFEICEDLWVTIPPSSILSLAGANIIGNLSASNEVVSKTDYRSDLVKSQSARCISSYIYSSAGVYESSTDLVFSGDLIIGENGAILKCNDRFQRHNEVISSIIDVDKLQNERIKNVSFRDSAKIVPINIRTVNFNFASTEYGTFDRFVDKHPFVPSNENLRETRCQEIFNIQTAALAKRFTHTALNKAVIGISGGLDSTLALLVIVKTFDMLNIPRENIIAVTMPGFGTTDRTYNNAVDLCRNLGTELREINITAACIQHFKDINHPIEKLDVTYENVQARERTQILMDIANKEGGLLIGTGDLSELALGWCTYNGDHMSMYSVNCSVPKTLVRYLVLYVAEKLVDKTVSSILLDILDTPVSPELLPKDKQGNIAQKTEDIVGPYELHDFFLYHFIREGAAPEKILFLAAEAFKNDYNIEVIEKWLNKFITRFFSQQFKRSALPDGPKVGTISLSPRGDWRMPSDASCKLWMNSNKHI; encoded by the coding sequence ATGAATGAATTTAATTACATAAGAGTTTCAGCTGCATGTCCTCTAACAAATGTGGCTGATATAAGTTATAATTTAGAAAATATTAAATGCTGTATTGATGCAGCCATAGATCAGAAATCTAAGTTGGTAGTTTTTCCAGAGCTGTGCATTACTTCTTATACCTGTGGTGATTTATTTTCTCAGCAGCTTCTCATTGATGAAGCTTTAAATGGTATAAATAATTTATGTAAATATACAGAGGGAAAAGATATATTAGTTGCAGTAGGAGCACCTTTAGTTTATAACTCAATACTGTATAACTGCGCTTTTATATTGTTCAATGGTAAAATCTTAGGTATAGTTCCAAAAAGTTATATCCCAAATTACACAGAATTTTATGAAAAGCGCTGGTTCACTGAGGGCATTGGAGTGATAAACAGGAATACAGACTTATTTTTTCAAAATGACATCCCATTTGGAACGGATTTAATATTTCAATGCGGTAAATTTAAGTTTGGATTTGAGATCTGTGAAGATCTATGGGTGACAATTCCCCCAAGCAGTATTTTGTCGTTGGCAGGGGCAAATATTATTGGCAATCTTTCTGCATCCAATGAAGTTGTCAGCAAAACTGATTATAGAAGTGATTTAGTAAAATCACAAAGTGCAAGATGCATAAGCTCATACATATATTCATCTGCAGGAGTGTATGAATCCTCAACTGATTTAGTTTTCAGCGGTGATTTAATTATTGGAGAAAACGGAGCTATCTTAAAGTGCAATGACAGATTCCAAAGACATAATGAGGTAATATCTTCAATTATTGATGTAGATAAGCTGCAAAATGAAAGAATAAAAAATGTGAGCTTTAGAGATAGTGCAAAAATAGTACCTATAAACATAAGAACAGTCAATTTTAATTTTGCTTCCACTGAATATGGAACTTTTGACAGGTTTGTTGATAAGCATCCATTTGTTCCTTCAAATGAAAATTTAAGAGAAACAAGATGCCAGGAGATTTTTAATATACAAACCGCTGCACTTGCCAAGCGCTTTACCCATACAGCACTAAACAAAGCTGTTATTGGTATATCAGGTGGTTTAGACTCAACACTTGCACTTTTGGTTATTGTTAAAACATTTGATATGCTTAATATCCCCAGGGAAAATATAATAGCTGTTACTATGCCTGGCTTTGGAACAACAGACAGGACATATAACAATGCAGTTGACTTATGCAGAAATCTTGGCACAGAATTAAGGGAAATCAATATTACAGCTGCTTGTATACAACACTTTAAAGATATAAATCATCCTATAGAAAAACTTGATGTTACTTATGAAAATGTTCAGGCCAGGGAAAGAACTCAAATACTTATGGATATTGCAAATAAAGAAGGCGGACTTTTAATAGGCACAGGAGATTTGTCTGAGCTGGCGCTTGGATGGTGTACATATAATGGTGATCATATGTCCATGTACAGCGTTAACTGTTCCGTTCCTAAAACTCTGGTTAGATATTTAGTTCTTTATGTAGCGGAAAAGTTAGTGGATAAAACAGTGTCCTCCATACTTTTGGATATATTAGATACACCTGTAAGTCCGGAACTGCTTCCTAAGGATAAACAAGGAAACATAGCTCAAAAAACAGAAGATATAGTTGGCCCCTATGAGCTGCACGATTTCTTCCTATATCATTTTATAAGGGAAGGTGCAGCCCCTGAAAAGATTCTTTTCCTTGCTGCAGAGGCATTTAAAAATGATTATAACATAGAAGTAATAGAAAAATGGCTGAATAAGTTTATAACACGGTTCTTTTCACAGCAGTTTAAGCGTTCTGCACTGCCTGATGGACCTAAAGTAGGAACAATCAGCCTATCTCCAAGAGGAGATTGGAGAATGCCTTCAGATGCCAGCTGTAAGCTTTGGATGAATTCAAATAAACACATTTAA
- a CDS encoding YaaR family protein has translation MEINRLGRNMPVSSEKKIVSNKKDFSQNFSFARQQKSEEQLKEMMGDIRKKGNRLAITKCYADVRAYKKLIQQYLKSVLNYMYSVNKDISFWQTQYFITVDTVDKKLEEITEMLLKDEKENLDIASTIDEITGLIVDIYK, from the coding sequence TTGGAGATTAACAGACTTGGAAGAAATATGCCTGTTTCATCAGAAAAAAAAATAGTCTCAAATAAAAAAGATTTTTCTCAAAATTTCAGCTTTGCAAGACAGCAGAAATCAGAAGAACAATTAAAAGAAATGATGGGAGATATACGAAAAAAGGGAAATAGACTGGCAATAACAAAGTGTTATGCAGATGTAAGGGCATATAAAAAGCTAATACAGCAGTATTTAAAATCTGTATTGAACTATATGTACAGCGTAAATAAGGACATAAGTTTCTGGCAGACTCAGTATTTCATTACTGTGGATACAGTTGACAAAAAATTAGAAGAGATTACAGAAATGCTTCTCAAAGATGAAAAAGAAAACCTGGATATAGCAAGTACTATTGATGAAATTACAGGATTAATTGTGGATATATATAAGTAA
- a CDS encoding type II toxin-antitoxin system PemK/MazF family toxin, whose product MKNLETMSGQELKEYIEETKLSISNLSKEYIDKIENKIDETKNKKELIQQALMIKKLYKYVEWTNEAIKMNDNVPNRSKVIPKRGEIWTCELGQNIGSEENKIRPVIILQNDTGNVNAPTTIVVPISNRPKRIAVHIALRSGDFILVEGEKMEITGTVLAEQIRVVSKARLGRHVATLSDKFMKLLDSKIKISLDL is encoded by the coding sequence ATGAAAAATCTAGAAACCATGAGCGGGCAGGAATTAAAAGAATACATAGAGGAGACAAAATTAAGTATCAGTAATTTGTCTAAAGAGTACATAGATAAAATTGAGAATAAAATAGATGAAACAAAAAATAAAAAGGAATTGATTCAGCAGGCATTAATGATAAAAAAACTATATAAATATGTAGAATGGACTAATGAAGCAATTAAAATGAATGATAATGTGCCTAACAGATCAAAAGTTATACCTAAAAGGGGTGAGATATGGACCTGTGAGCTTGGACAAAACATTGGATCTGAAGAAAATAAAATCAGACCTGTAATTATACTTCAAAATGACACAGGTAACGTAAACGCACCAACTACTATTGTTGTGCCTATATCAAACAGGCCAAAGAGGATAGCTGTACATATAGCTTTGAGAAGCGGGGATTTTATATTGGTTGAGGGTGAGAAAATGGAGATTACAGGCACTGTATTAGCTGAGCAGATCAGAGTGGTTTCCAAAGCAAGATTAGGGAGACACGTTGCAACATTAAGCGACAAGTTTATGAAACTTCTTGATTCTAAAATAAAAATTTCATTGGATTTATAA
- a CDS encoding calcium-translocating P-type ATPase, PMCA-type, protein MWFDKDIDYTINEFSVNPKAGLSSEEADRRKEKYGPNKLAGKKQKNIFQLIFEQLNDVLIYILIAAAVVSALLGEVSDAIIIAVVIFINAFVGVVQESKAEKSLEALKKLSTPKAVVKRDGELKEIPSEEVVPGDIVIIDAGRYIPCDLRLIESANLKIEESALTGESVPSEKDAQLILEGEDTALGDRKNMAFMSTLSTYGRGVGVAVSTGMDTEIGKIAKMLDTQERELTPLQKKLEELGKVLGFAALGICALMFVVAVIQKRDIFEMFLTAITLAVAAIPEGLPAIVTIVLAMGVQKMIKENAIIRKLPAVETLGSVNVICSDKTGTLTQNKMTVTKFYCDNYLGSINSLDIKNPFHKLLLENLVLCNDATFSEDSKTGDPTEIALLEAGVLYNMFKKETDDSHKRVNEVPFDSDRKLMTTVNKYENQYYVMTKGAIDNLLKICSKAVVNGNVVNLTDEIKHNIMEASNSMSDDALRVLGSAYKIINDEHVEVDSLECDLIFIGLVGMIDPPREEVKDSIAVCKASGINTIMITGDHKNTAYAIAKELGIAENESQAVFGYEIDKMSDEELSDKIDNLRVFARVSPEHKVKIVKALKAKGNIVSMTGDGVNDAPSLKAADIGVAMGVTGTDVAKGASDMILTDDNFSTIVKAIEEGRNIYNNIKKSIIFLLSCNTGEILSLFMAILLGWAAPLKPIHLLWVNLITDSFPALALGADPGDKEVMKEKPRNSSDSLFAHGTGVALILNGILIGFLTLCAFVVGVKVYTGSTTLFPLMPEKLSKDALTHAQTMAFVVLSVSQLFHALNMRHPEKSIFQLGLFSNKYLIAAILFGIFLQDAIITVPALNSIFEVWNLSMRDWGFVGILSVMPLVINEIVKIFIRAGKKH, encoded by the coding sequence ATGTGGTTTGACAAGGATATTGATTACACTATTAATGAATTTTCCGTTAATCCCAAAGCGGGATTATCATCTGAGGAAGCTGACAGAAGAAAAGAAAAATATGGTCCTAATAAACTGGCAGGTAAAAAACAAAAAAATATCTTTCAACTGATTTTTGAGCAGTTAAATGATGTGCTGATTTATATATTAATAGCAGCAGCTGTTGTTTCTGCCCTGCTTGGTGAAGTAAGTGATGCAATTATTATAGCCGTTGTAATTTTTATTAATGCATTTGTGGGAGTAGTTCAGGAGTCAAAAGCTGAAAAGTCCCTTGAAGCTTTAAAGAAACTTTCCACTCCAAAAGCAGTGGTTAAAAGAGATGGTGAATTAAAGGAAATTCCCTCTGAAGAAGTTGTTCCAGGTGATATTGTTATAATAGATGCGGGAAGATATATTCCCTGTGATCTAAGATTAATTGAAAGTGCTAATTTAAAAATTGAAGAATCTGCATTAACTGGTGAATCTGTTCCCTCTGAAAAGGATGCTCAATTAATTTTAGAAGGAGAAGATACAGCATTAGGTGATAGAAAGAACATGGCATTTATGTCCACTCTGTCAACCTATGGAAGAGGAGTAGGAGTTGCTGTTAGTACCGGTATGGATACAGAAATTGGTAAAATAGCTAAAATGCTTGATACTCAGGAGAGAGAATTAACACCGCTTCAGAAAAAACTTGAAGAGCTTGGAAAGGTTCTTGGGTTTGCAGCACTGGGAATTTGTGCCCTGATGTTTGTTGTAGCTGTAATTCAGAAAAGGGACATATTTGAAATGTTCTTAACTGCTATAACACTGGCTGTTGCTGCTATTCCTGAAGGACTTCCAGCCATAGTTACTATTGTTCTGGCTATGGGTGTTCAAAAGATGATAAAAGAAAATGCTATCATAAGAAAACTCCCTGCCGTGGAGACACTTGGCTCTGTAAATGTTATATGTTCAGATAAAACAGGAACATTAACACAAAACAAGATGACAGTTACAAAGTTCTACTGTGATAATTATTTGGGAAGCATAAATTCTCTGGATATAAAGAATCCATTTCATAAACTGCTTCTTGAAAACTTAGTACTGTGTAATGATGCTACTTTCAGTGAGGATTCAAAAACTGGTGATCCTACAGAAATAGCCCTGCTTGAGGCAGGAGTTTTATATAATATGTTTAAAAAAGAAACTGATGATTCGCATAAGAGAGTAAATGAAGTTCCATTTGATTCTGACAGAAAATTAATGACAACAGTAAACAAATATGAAAATCAATACTATGTAATGACTAAAGGTGCCATAGATAACCTGCTGAAGATTTGTTCCAAAGCTGTGGTAAATGGTAATGTAGTAAATTTAACTGATGAAATAAAGCATAATATTATGGAAGCTTCAAATTCCATGTCTGATGATGCTTTAAGAGTTCTTGGATCAGCATATAAAATAATTAATGATGAACATGTTGAAGTGGATTCACTGGAATGTGACCTGATTTTCATAGGATTAGTGGGTATGATCGATCCTCCAAGAGAAGAGGTCAAAGATTCCATAGCAGTGTGCAAAGCTTCAGGAATCAATACTATAATGATTACTGGTGATCATAAAAATACTGCTTATGCCATTGCAAAAGAACTTGGAATTGCAGAAAATGAATCACAGGCAGTTTTTGGTTATGAAATAGATAAAATGTCTGATGAAGAATTGTCTGATAAAATTGATAACCTTAGAGTTTTTGCAAGAGTTTCCCCTGAACATAAGGTTAAAATTGTTAAAGCTCTAAAGGCAAAGGGTAATATTGTTTCCATGACAGGTGATGGTGTTAATGATGCTCCTTCACTTAAAGCTGCAGATATTGGTGTGGCAATGGGAGTCACAGGAACAGATGTGGCAAAGGGTGCTTCTGATATGATTTTAACTGATGATAACTTTTCTACAATAGTAAAAGCCATTGAAGAAGGCAGAAATATATATAATAATATTAAAAAGTCCATAATATTTCTTTTATCCTGCAATACAGGTGAGATATTATCTCTATTTATGGCCATACTTTTAGGCTGGGCAGCTCCCCTGAAACCAATACATTTGTTATGGGTTAATTTGATTACAGATAGTTTTCCTGCCTTAGCATTAGGCGCTGATCCAGGTGATAAAGAAGTAATGAAGGAAAAGCCTCGTAATTCTTCGGATAGTCTGTTTGCACATGGAACAGGTGTCGCACTGATATTAAATGGAATTTTGATAGGATTTCTCACTCTTTGTGCATTTGTAGTTGGAGTAAAAGTTTATACAGGATCTACCACATTATTTCCTTTAATGCCTGAAAAACTTTCAAAAGATGCCTTAACTCATGCTCAGACAATGGCATTTGTGGTACTGAGTGTATCACAATTATTTCATGCACTTAACATGAGACACCCTGAAAAATCCATATTCCAATTAGGTTTATTCAGCAATAAATACCTAATTGCTGCTATACTGTTTGGAATATTCCTTCAGGATGCTATCATAACAGTCCCAGCTTTAAACTCTATATTTGAGGTATGGAATCTATCCATGAGAGACTGGGGATTTGTTGGAATTTTATCAGTAATGCCTTTGGTAATCAATGAAATTGTAAAAATATTTATCAGGGCTGGAAAAAAGCATTAA
- a CDS encoding S1-like domain-containing RNA-binding protein, whose product MINIGKFNKMKVAREVDFGLFLDAGTGNMSDDILLPNGNLNGMELNEQDEVNAFIYRDSKDRLVATLRAPLAQVGEMAYLKVVGEADFGSFIDIGLERDVLVPKKEENYMITVGASYLFYIYVDKTDRLAATTFIDRYLEDDAPYSIGDEVSATVYGFQTNGSIMVAVDDKYRGVVLKNEYFERVVPGEKLNLRVKKIYDEDGKLGLTPRKSPKEERTQLQDDILDYLKEHNGFMEYNDKSSPEDIKAVFHESKNYFKNALGGLMKKQLIKQDETGTYLIK is encoded by the coding sequence GTGATAAACATAGGAAAATTTAATAAAATGAAAGTAGCCAGAGAAGTTGATTTTGGATTGTTTTTAGATGCCGGTACAGGAAATATGAGTGATGATATACTTCTTCCTAATGGCAATTTAAACGGTATGGAATTAAATGAACAGGATGAAGTAAATGCATTTATCTATAGGGATTCCAAGGATAGACTTGTAGCAACATTAAGGGCTCCCTTAGCACAGGTAGGAGAAATGGCATATTTAAAGGTAGTTGGAGAAGCTGATTTTGGAAGCTTCATTGATATTGGCCTGGAAAGAGATGTTCTGGTGCCCAAAAAAGAAGAAAATTATATGATTACAGTAGGGGCCAGTTATTTATTTTATATTTATGTAGACAAAACAGACAGACTGGCAGCAACAACATTTATTGACAGATATTTAGAGGATGATGCACCATACTCAATTGGAGATGAAGTAAGCGCAACGGTGTATGGATTCCAGACTAACGGCAGTATAATGGTTGCTGTGGATGATAAGTACAGAGGTGTGGTTTTAAAAAATGAATACTTTGAAAGAGTTGTGCCTGGTGAAAAGCTAAACTTAAGGGTTAAAAAAATATATGATGAGGATGGAAAATTAGGATTGACTCCAAGAAAGTCTCCAAAAGAAGAAAGAACACAGCTTCAAGATGATATATTGGATTATTTAAAAGAACATAATGGATTTATGGAGTATAATGATAAGAGTTCTCCTGAAGACATTAAAGCTGTATTCCATGAAAGTAAAAACTATTTTAAAAATGCATTAGGAGGTTTAATGAAAAAGCAGCTCATTAAACAGGATGAAACAGGTACATATCTCATTAAATAA